In Ahaetulla prasina isolate Xishuangbanna chromosome 5, ASM2864084v1, whole genome shotgun sequence, the following are encoded in one genomic region:
- the SON gene encoding protein SON isoform X3: MATNIEQIFRSFVVTKFREIQEQQFGSGKLGNQHNGEINTSGQVNSSDDRIQSIESLQNDSLVQKIEQVLSEVLGTEPRYKSGDGDDIERNNSRSIKRGLSEDVQDEVPRKKSKKDKKHKDKKKKKKRKKEKKEKKYKKHAKETDVQQKECGDMQLISHSNLENSGSLLSAENDIDTHSGSTLKEVSTLINEKTVYENLNLTTLNNMFSSDTSKLDTSEEDSTSISIQEVSEVKLTNEKELEDDSYHPNVTLNICPEDKHLSDAICTVGERVSDISEVEQAKLMLETTDQENIPESSPYCVRGEPEHLETRLESTLNSVTEPVASKNLKETVSTSFEPTGYKFMTLPLESNAEAKDSVTTLGFLAMVVGKDFEATSEFLNTAKVKASERSPKHSSRKGDSVHDSEKTLTIKDLHKPQQFGTEQKDLETASEAVHTVPEKDPELAVVVPLKPQQEVKEFDVQKYNRANFGTEIPKEMKELRETSTLMTGLSESEKNAGYRPIQKDATDLQRAPLVEDMTRIDSEEHLSVVVLEKTNLEVNSDFTQIDTKCLKAKSDGVIESENWKPAPESSKAKNLECVQEFEKAKQINYLETSLETVIENRGNSKIIQHSLALFNVKVPENTLQLKDMNVSETAIQTEVGKIQNLESSKYVDLRNKESKNAEKLKNTPESLMLANNLENSSSELQCIEEIKIVKETSQSDVEAHKKDFKTGLEPEERDVDAGSGSLQMIFANYSEHNLELYTETEGTELKNSDAVLKSLHKSNADNFEPPCAKEIRYVKSTESEAVTEANDLPENLKPLEKHVKYVETASKSIALPTVTYMETLEGTSNRKQSETESHFVQEIEQKRFDSTVKKNQSSADTTDLGLISISKGLIETNSSKIGESESLGKSQGPFISKSLHEIDVISSEKSSPEFKGIAVVQDLKEPGKSLAAAIDPKEFFKLKLVESKEDFPFGTNVKQFESVSESLEQNQEQLEHTRTQIRKKCLDSVLDLGVKCARTSSKILYIDEFNIQEKNKKLEEKIETTGLMEAPESLHLSERDLIVLTSDSGTKVSDYSPETVYLAKTNSETIPKSYEIQMKDSKTSDSKAMNVKDLNIDSEPLLQTGVEIPGCKSDTVEFIAETPRKNEMLPESKSVTTLQNSNAILRSEALTYEHLKTPPASVYIIDTEDLEIPPKSKELDVTEKQGVLTSLFASVESADVPEESLERNYRTDMKRVEASQKSINVEFMGKEKMNDEPVQPSNENDANVSKLFMSSNCGVRAQIIEERLSVANKESVSGITSESGTELLKCSGVSETITDQEREKLDTTLPEFVADVQDLKESPTSLEAREMKNLKANQREKYTKSLYVLESKDATDVSQSGSKVEPKALRATMSYERLSEIKTPVTTAMQLKKPELTSSESVSILEVTDSSKIPELKIAQTYLGVTGFKTTDTTAESCPLEIIDSDSQKQQENILEVKNLESASEIKYGLETHPFKIASESEKVTQDQLSKAISNILSSGNLENLEQILKYRRNQEIKVLESPQFDTTVAKDLKGSLTYEEIIGISEMTTQISKVRDTGSNISAIVPETTEKCSEIFLESVTMSDKQATNANVELDNLINKSPDISTDINKSNSGLIDIMELKCNNASESVHMKELEDFETVAVCKSVIEIKNLQTVQTSGEKEQMDFQELSKSVLPLNTQNLERNSSLPQQKILETSLEPVKDVTVSEFSSTKDIEQNLKSGFVAEGKAQESTVEHVILTQDKSAEIIPQFTLEMKDSEATLESVGVANRKDLAIQISLKEQTTIKPLCMTTEGNVEVNQLETIVLGDSGEAIKPVPLTEKEVIKVGECIETKDSGIAVESEVIVKDKDLEVSVQDSSKYQDSDATLNSSDIIKESDGSNLKDKKSEKISSKSKDKSKSGKKAKKSRSKSPSKSKKRKKKSRSRSTSRHVSRRARSRSKNDSSSKRKHSTSRHKSRSKSVDKKEEKESSLRSRRRRSRTSDRLKSRSKSPDRRETSIRSRRRRSRSSDHKSRSRSVEKRESARRRRRLSRSSDNRRSRSRSVDRRETLTRSRRKRSRSSDHHKSRSRSSDKKEASVRTRRRRSQSSDRCRSRSKSFDRRDSSVRTRRRRSRSSDNPKSRSRSPDDKRELSVRRRGRRSRTPEIRKSRSRSVDRREISGRGRRRRSRSSDNRKSRSRSVDKRESSVRIRRRRSRSSDNRRSKSKSVDKRETSVRTKRRRSVSSDRKSRSRSVDKRETSARSKRRRSRSSDNHKSRSKSVENTETTAKSKRRSKSTDHKSRTKSVEKRESTLNSRHRRSRSSDRPRSKSKSRSKSSERKKDKDSVDGSRGKRSKYRSKSKSLEKTDGTESLEATLNNREKSPEQHKSKSRSRSKSIDKAEKERLRRSRSKGSKSPESRSRRRRTVSRSRRNRSRSLTRKRTRSKSVHRSQSRSRTRSQSRSRRRRTRSRSASRQRSLSRKRHRRSRRNRSRSTERRRRRSDSRDSYRISLRLRSRSRTPVRLRCSRSTGRRRSTSKSPDHRRSRSSSRSPKRLTDLDKAQLLEIAKANAAAMCAKAGVPLPPNLMPVITPEKKEEKVTQKSAKETILELTEKCKKIAQSQEDDVIVNKPHVSDEEEEEHPFINHPFKLNEPKPIFFNLTTPTIKPTPPKNQVTLTKEFPVSSGSQHRKKEADSAYGEWVPVEKNKDENKDDVFPDPANLEPVDISSALTERTIAQKRLTENTFDLEAMCLLNRAQERIDAWAELNSIPGHFTGSTGAQVLTSEQLSNSGPQAWVKKEDLDFIWRD; the protein is encoded by the exons ATGGCGACTAACATCGAGCAAATTTTTCGGTCTTTCGTCGTTACCAAGTTCCGGGAGATCCAGGAGCAGCAATTCGGCAG tGGGAAGCTGGGAAATCAGCACAATGGTGAAATAAACACATCTGGACAAGTAAACTCCTCAGATGATAGAATTCAATCTATAGAAAGTCTTCAAAATGATTCACTAGTGCAGAAGATAGAACAAGTATTATCAGAAGTGTTGGGTACTGAGCCACGGTACAAATCAG GGGATGGAGATGATATCGAAAGGAATAATTCACGCTCTATTAAGAGAGGCTTATCTGAAGATGTGCAAGATGAAGTTCCAAGGAAAAAGTCTAAGAAGGACAAGAAAcataaagataaaaagaaaaagaaaaaacgaaagaaggaaaaaaaagagaagaaatataaaaaacaTGCCAAAGAAACAGATGTTCAGCAAAAAGAATGTGGAGATATGCAACTTATTTCTCATTCAAATTTAGAAAATTCAGGTTCTCTCTTAAGTGCAGAAAATGATATAGATACACATTCTGGGTCTACCTTGAAGGAAGTTTCTACTTTGATTAATGAAAAAACTGTGTATGAAAATCTAAATTTAACTACGTTGAATAATATGTTTAGTTCCGATACCAGCAAACTGGATACATCTGAAGAAGATTCTACTTCCATAAGTATTCAGGAGGTCAGTGAAGTGAAGCTTACAAATGAAAAAGAATTGGAAGATGACAGTTACCATCCTAATGTAACACTAAATATTTGCCCAGAGGATAAACATTTAAGTGATGCCATTTGTACAGTTGGAGAAAGAGTGTCGGATATAAGTGAAGTAGAGCAAGCTAAGTTAATGTTGGAAACAACAGATCAAGAAAACATTCCTGAAAGCAGTCCATATTGTGTAAGAGGGGAGCCAGAACATTTGGAAACCAGGCTGGAATCTACTTTAAATTCAGTCACAGAGCCTGTGGCTTCAAAAAATTTGAAAGAAACAGTATCCACATCTTTTGAACCAACTGGCTATAAATTTATGACTCTCCCTTTGGAATCAAATGCAGAAGCTAAAGATTCAGTAACAACTTTAGGATTTTTAGCTATGGTGGTAGGAAAAGATTTTGAAGCAACTTCAGAATTTTTAAATACTGCAAAAGTGAAAGCTTCAGAAAGAAGTCCTAAGCATTCCAGTAGAAAAGGTGATTCAGTGCACGATTCTGAGAAAACTCTCACAATCAAAGATTTGCACAAACCACAACAgtttggaacagaacagaaagattTGGAAACTGCTTCAGAAGCTGTCCATACAGTCCCTGAAAAAGATCCTGAGCTAGCTGTGGTAGTTCCGCTGAAACCTCAGCAAGAAGTTAAAGAATTTGATGTACAAAAATATAATAGAGCAAACTTTGgtacagagattccaaaagagatgAAAGAATTAAGAGAAACTTCTACCCTCATGACAGGACTGAGTGAATCAGAAAAAAATGCAGGATATCGTCCAATCCAAAAAGATGCAACAGATTTACAAAGAGCACCACTGGTAGAAGATATGACTAGAATAGATTCAGAAGAACACCTCTCGGTTGTAGTATTGGAAAAAACAAATTTAGAAGTTAATTCTGATTTTACGCAAATTGACACAAAATGTTTAAAAGCAAAATCTGATGGTGTAATAGAATCAGAAAATTGGAAACCTGCTCCAGAATCTTCTAAAGCAAAGAATTTAGAATGTGTCCAGGAATTTGAGAAGGCTAAACAGATTAATTATTTGGAAACTTCATTAGAAACTGTAATAGAAAATAGAGGAAACTCTAAAATCATTCAACATTCTCTGGCACTGTTTAATGTGAAAGTTCCTGAAAATACTTTGCAATTAAAAGACATGAATGTTTCAGAAACAGCAATACAAAcagaggttgggaaaatacaaaatctGGAAAGTTCAAAATATGTAGAtctaagaaataaagaaagcaaGAATGCAGAGAAGTTGAAAAATACTCCAGAATCTTTGATGCTTGCAAACAATTTAGAAAATTCCTCTTCAGAGTTACAGTGCatagaagaaattaaaatagtgaagGAAACTTCACAATCTGATGTGGAGGCACATAAAAAAGATTTCAAAACAGGTCTTGAACCTGAAGAGAGAGATGTGGATGCTGGTTCAGGATCCTTGCAGATGATATTTGCAAACTATTCAGAACATAATCTAGAACTTTATACAGAAACTGAAGGTACAGAGTTGAAAAATTCAGATGCAGTTTTGAAATCATTGCATAAGTCAAATGCTGACAATTTTGAACCACCATGTGCCAAAGAAATCAGATATGTTAAAAGTACAGAATCTGAAGCAGTGACTGAAGCAAATGATTTACCAGAAAACTTAAAACCATTGGAAAAACATGTAAAATATGTGGAAACTGCATCAAAATCAATTGCATTACCAACTGTGACATATATGGAGACACTTGAAGGTACTTCCAACAGGAAACAAAGTGAAACCGAATCTCATTTTGTGCAAGAAATAGAACAGAAACGTTTTGATTCCACTGTAAAGAAGAACCAAAGTAGTGCAGATACAACAGATTTGGGACTTATATCAATAAGTAAGGGACTAATTGAAACAAACTCCAGTAAAATAGGAGAAAGTGAGTCGTTAGGTAAGAGTCAAGGTCCATTCATTTCAAAATCATTGCATGAAATTGATGTAATAAGCTCAGAAAAAAGTAGTCCAGAATTTAAAGGAATAGCAGTAGTACAAGACTTAAAAGAACCTGGAAAATCTTTGGCAGCTGCAATTGATCctaaagaattttttaaattgaaattagTTGAATCAAAAGAAGATTTTCCATTTGGCACTAATGTGAAACAATTTGAATCAGTTTCAGAATCTCTTGAACAAAATCAAGAACAATTAGAGCACACAAGGacacaaattagaaaaaaatgtttagattctgtgcttgattTAGGTGTTAAATGTGCAAGAACAAGTTCAAAGATTCTGTATATAGATGAATTtaatattcaggaaaaaaacaagaaattggaagaaaaaatagaaactacGGGATTAATGGAAGCACCAGAATCTTTGCATTTGTCAGAGAGAGATCTGATCGTTCTTACTTCTGATTCTGGAACTAAAGTTTCAGACTATAGTCCAGAAACTGTGTACTTGGCAAAAACAAATTCAGAGACCATCCCAAAGTCTTATGAAATTCAAATGAAAGATTCAAAAACTTCAGACTCTAAAGCCATGAATGTAAAAGACTTGAACATTGATTCAGAACCTTTGCTTCAAACAGGTGTAGAAATTCCAGGATGTAAATCAGATACTGTGGAATTTATAGCAGAAACTCCCAGAAAAAATGAGATGCTTCCAGAATCAAAAAGTGTAACAACATTGCAAAACTCAAATGCAATACTCAGAAGTGAAGCATTGACATATGAACATTTGAAGACACCTCCAGCATCTGTATATATAATAGATACTGAAGATCTAGAAATACCCCCCAAGTCTAAAGAATTGGATGTAACAGAAAAGCAAGGTGTTCTAACATCTCTCTTTGCCTCAGTGGAATCTGCGGATGTACCAGAAGAAAGTTTAGAACGTAATTATAGAACAGATATGAAAAGGGTAGAAGCAAGTCAGAAGTCAATTAATGTAGAGTTCATGGGTAAAGAAAAGATGAATGATGAACCCGTCCAGCCATCTAATGAAAATGATGCAAATGTTTCAAAACTATTTATGTCTTCAAATTGTGGTGTAAGGGCACAGATTATAGAAGAAAGATTGTCAGTTGCCAACAAAGAAAGTGTTTCTGGAATAACTTCAGAATCAGGTACAGAATTATTAAAATGTTCTGGAGTTTCTGAAACTATCACAGaccaagagagagagaagcttgATACAACTCTGCCTGAATTTGTGGCGGATGTCCAAGATTTGAAAGAAAGCCCTACTAGTTTAGAAGCACGAGAGATGAAGAATTTAAAAGCTaatcagagagaaaaatataccaAGTCTCTTTATGTATTAGAATCCAAAGATGCAACTGATGTTTCACAATCTGGGTCTAAAGTTGAACCAAAAGCTTTAAGAGCAACAATGAGCTATGAAAGATTATCAGAAATAAAAACTCCAGTGACCACTGCAATGCAGTTAAAGAAACCAGAATTAACATCTTCAGAATCTGTTTCTATATTGGAAGTAACTGACAGTTCAAAAATCCCAGAGCTCAAAATTGCTCAAACATATTTAGGAGTAACTGGTTTCAAAACTACTGACACAACTGCAGAGAGTTGTCCACTAGAAATAATTGACTCTGACTcacaaaaacaacaagaaaacatTTTGGAAGTTAAAAATTTGGAATCTGCTTCAGAAATTAAATATGGGCTAGAAACACATCCATTCAAAATTGCTTCCGAATCTGAAAAAGTGACACAAGACCAACTTTCAAAAGCTATTTCAAACATATTATCTTCTGGCAATCTGGAAAACCTAGAACAAATTTTGAAATATAGACGTAACCAGGAAATAAAAGTTTTAGAGTCTCCCCAATTTGATACCACAGTGGCCAAAGATTTAAAAGGAAGTCTTACATATGAAGAAATAATAGGTATTTCAGAGATGACTACTCAAATTTCAAAAGTAAGAGATACCGGATCAAATATATCAGCTATAGTTCCAGAAACAACTGAAAAATgttctgaaatatttctggaaagtGTAACTATGTCAGATAAACAGGCTACAAATGCAAATGTAGAACTAGACAATTTAATTAACAAGTCACCTGACATTTCTACAGATATTAATAAATCAAATTCAGGGCTTATTGATATAATGGAATTGAAATGTAACAATGCTTCAGAATCTGTACACATGAAAGAACTGGAAGATTTTGAAACAGTTGCTGTATGCAAGTCTGTCATTGAAATAAAAAACCTTCAAACTGTACAAACATCAGGAGAGAAAGAGCAAATGGATTTTCAGGAACTCTCAAAATCGGTGTTACCTTTAAACACTCAGAATTTGGAAAGAAACTCAAGTTTGCCACAACAAAAGATATTAGAAACATCTCTAGAACCTGTTAAAGATGTAACAGTTTCTGAATTTTCAAGTACAAAGGATATTGAACAGAATCTAAAAAGTGGATTTGTGGCAGAAGGGAAAGCTCAGGAATCAACTGTAGAACATGTGATATTAACTCAAGATAAGAGTGCAGAAATAATACCACAGTTCACTTTGGAAATGAAAGATTCAGAAGCAACCTTAGAATCTGTAGGTGTGGCAAACAGAAAAGACTTAGCTATACAGATTTCTTTGAAGGAGCAAACAACTATAAAACCTCTCTGTATGACAACAGAAGGCAATGTGGAAGTAAATCAACTGGAAACCATTGTGCTGGGAGATTCAGGAGAAGCTATAAAACCTGTGCCCTTGACAGAGAAAGAAGTCATCAAAGTGGGAGAATGCATTGAGACAAAAGATTCAGGAATAGCTGTTGAATCTGAGGTTATAGTAAAGGATAAAGACTTGGAAGTTTCTGTTCAGGACTCTTCAAAATACCAGGATTCAGATGCTACTCTAAATTCTTCAGACATAATTAAGGAAAGTGATGGGagtaatttaaaagacaaaaaaagtgaaaaaataagtagcaaaagtaaagataaaagtaaaagtggaaaaaaagcaaaaaaaagcagatCAAAATCTCCTTCCAAGTCAAAGAAGCGTAAAAAGAAATCTAGATCACGTTCTACCTCTAGACATGTATCTAGAAGAGCACGTTCCAGAAGCAAAAATGATTCCAGTTCCAAGAGAAAGCACTCCACTTCACGTCATAAATCTAGATCCAAATCTGttgataaaaaagaagaaaaagaatcttCATTAAGATCTAGACGAAGACGGTCACGAACCTCTGATCGTCTTAAATCTAGATCTAAATCTCCTGATAGAAGAGAAACTTCAATAAGATCAAGACGAAGACGATCCAGATCATCTGATCACAAGTCTAGATCCAGATCAGTTGAAAAAAGAGAATCGGCTAGGAGAAGACGAAGGTTATCCCGGTCTTCTGACAATCgcagatctagatctagatcagTTGATAGAAGAGAGACTTTGACAAGATCAAGGAGGAAGCGCTCCAGATCTTCTGACCATCATAAATCTAGATCACGATCAAGTGACAAAAAAGAGGCCTCTGTAAGAACAAGGCGAAGGCGATCTCAGTCTTCTGATCGTTGTAGATCTAGATCCAAATCTTTTGACAGAAGAGACTCTTCAGTAAGAACACGGAGAAGGCGATCTAGATCTTCTGATAATCCCAAATCTAGGTCAAGATCTCCTGATGACAAGAGAGAGCTTTCAGTGAGAAGAAGGGGGAGAAGATCAAGGACCCCTGAAATCCGCAAATCTAGGTCTAGATCTGTTGACAGAAGGGAGATTTCAGGGAGAGGAAGGCGAAGGCGATCAAGATCCTCTGATAATCGTAAGTCAAGATCCAGATCAGTTGACAAAAGAGAGAGTTCAGTGAGGATAAGGCGAAGGCGATCCAGGTCTTCTGATAACCGCAGATCAAAGTCCAAATCTGTTGACAAAAGGGAGACTTCAGTGAGGACAAAACGAAGGCGGTCTGTGTCCTCTGATCGCAAATCTAGATCCAGATCTGTTGATAAAAGAGAGACTTCAGCTAGATCAAAAAGGAGACGTTCTAGGTCTTCTGATAATCACAAATCTAGATCCAAATCTGTTGAGAACACAGAAACCACAGCAAAATCAAAAAGACGATCTAAATCTACTGATCATAAGTCCAGAACAAAATCAGTtgaaaagagggagtcaaccttaaATTCTAGACATAGACGATCTAGGTCATCAGATCGGCCAAGATCTAAATCAAAATCAAGATCAAAgtcttctgaaagaaaaaaagacaaagattCTGTGGATGGATCAAGAGGAAAACGTTCAAAATACAGATCAAAGTCTAAGTCTCTTGAGAAAACAGATGGAACGGAGTCTTTGGAAGCAACTTTGAATAATCGAGAAAAATCACCTGAGCAGCACAAATCTAAATCTAGGTCTAGGTCTAAATCTATAGATAAAGCAGAGAAAGAACGCTTGAGAAGATCAAGAAGTAAAGGTTCCAAGTCCCCAGAATCTAGGTCTCGCAGACGTAGAACAGTATCAAGGTCTAGAAGAAATCGTTCACGATCATTAACACGGAAGAGAACAAGATCTAAATCTGTTCATCGATCACAATCACGCTCTCGAACTCGTTCTCAGTCACGTTCAAGACGGAGGAGGACTAGATCAAGATCGGCATCAAGACAGAGATCTTTGTCAAGGAAAAGACATAGACGATCTCGGAGAAATCGATCAAGATCAacagagaggagaagaagaagatctgATTCAAGAGACAGTTATAGAATATCTCTCAGGTTACGGTCCAGAAGTCGAACACCTGTCCGTCTGAGATGTTCTAGGTctacaggaagaagaagaagtactAGTAAATCACCTGATCATCGACGGTCTAGATCTTCAAGCAGATCACCAAAACGTCTCACTGACTTGG ATAAggcacagttacttgaaatagcCAAGGCAAATGCAGCAGCAATGTGTGCTAAGGCTGGTGTTCCACTCCCACCAAATCTGATGCCTGTTATTACtccagagaagaaggaagagaaagttaCTCAAAAGTCAGCAAAAGAAACAATATTGGAACTGACTGAG aaatgcaAGAAGATTGCCCAAAGCCAGGAAGATGATGTCATTGTAAATAAGCCTCATGTttctgatgaagaagaggaggaacatcCTTTTATCaaccatccctttaaattgaaTGAGCCGAAGcctatttttttcaatttaact ACTCCTACAATAAAACCAACACCTCCGAAAAATCAGGTAACTCTGACAAAAGAGTTTCCAGTTTCTTCAGGGTCTCAACACAGGAAAAAAGAAGCAGATAGTGCATATGGGGAATGGGTTCCAGTTGAGAAGAACAAAGATGAGAACAAGGATGATGTGTTTCCTGATCCAGCCAATTTGGAG ccTGTGGACATCTCATCAGCACTGACTGAACGGACGATAGCCCAAAAGAGACTTACGGAAAATACATTTGATCTGGAGGCAATGTGCTTGTTAAATCGTGCACAAGAACGG